In Aequorivita sp. H23M31, a single window of DNA contains:
- a CDS encoding transglutaminase-like domain-containing protein: MHNRFFSFQNLWIVLVLVASSAKAQYSEIFEKYKDKYPEASVVLLNQESNLFINVTNGIFDITQQNIQENLYLNEFATQRSQESISFSSFYELGAIEASSFNYDNNKYREEKVSTFTQKDELGEFFYDDIKSVNFIYSNLKKGSRSQLKYSQKIKNPRLLTPFYFGDFSPIAQNKFSITTDPSVNLKFKQFNTEGVKIDFTKQEKRGKIIYTWELKDVNAFDYESRSSTHRNVLPHIIPFIASYEVNGNTVPVLNETKDLYNWYYSMIKEVVHEPATPELVELTNSLIEGKENDLEKVKAIYYWTQLNIKYIAFEYALGGFIPRGANEVFEKKYGDCKDNSSILYKMLEIAGLKGHLTWIGTRKIPYSYEEVPTPVVDNHMILSYFDGEAIYYLDATGRNIPITFPTSFIQGKEALIAIDDKNYRIAKVPIIPAEKNFIKDITKLKIEGQLLTGSARAEFAGYAKIDYLYAMEGLNTKSKRDNFYNDIFEKGNNKFIAQNISEINREEYDQNLIITYNFSIGDYFKQFGDEIFINLNLNKYISQHRTDPKRKREIEVDYKNSYVFETELQIPDGYEIEFLPKSQNFENNYIKATIDYEQLDGKILYKHSVICDYLILDLDQQKEVNKLINDVEKAYKEVVTLTRSK, encoded by the coding sequence ATGCACAACAGATTTTTTAGCTTTCAAAACTTGTGGATTGTTTTAGTTTTGGTCGCATCCTCGGCAAAAGCTCAATATTCCGAAATATTTGAAAAATACAAGGATAAGTATCCTGAAGCCTCGGTAGTTTTACTAAATCAGGAATCCAATTTGTTTATTAACGTTACCAATGGCATCTTCGATATTACCCAACAGAATATCCAAGAGAATCTATACCTTAATGAATTTGCAACGCAGAGATCACAAGAATCCATCAGTTTTTCAAGTTTTTATGAGCTGGGTGCTATCGAGGCCTCTTCCTTTAACTACGATAACAACAAATACCGAGAAGAAAAAGTTTCGACTTTTACACAAAAGGACGAGTTGGGCGAATTTTTTTATGACGACATTAAATCCGTAAACTTTATATATTCCAACCTAAAAAAGGGATCTAGGTCCCAGCTCAAATATTCCCAAAAAATAAAAAATCCCCGATTGTTAACTCCCTTCTATTTTGGGGATTTCTCTCCCATCGCCCAGAATAAATTCAGTATTACAACCGATCCGTCGGTAAATCTTAAGTTTAAACAGTTTAATACCGAAGGGGTAAAGATTGACTTCACAAAACAAGAGAAACGCGGTAAGATTATTTATACCTGGGAATTAAAAGACGTTAACGCTTTTGATTATGAATCAAGATCTTCCACCCATAGAAATGTGTTGCCGCACATTATTCCCTTTATAGCGTCTTACGAGGTAAATGGCAATACAGTGCCTGTACTTAATGAAACCAAAGATCTTTATAATTGGTACTACTCAATGATAAAGGAAGTTGTTCACGAACCCGCGACGCCAGAACTGGTAGAACTTACGAATAGTCTGATCGAAGGTAAAGAGAACGATCTGGAAAAAGTAAAAGCTATTTATTATTGGACGCAACTGAACATTAAGTACATCGCTTTTGAGTATGCTCTTGGTGGTTTTATTCCTAGAGGAGCAAATGAGGTCTTTGAGAAGAAATATGGAGACTGCAAAGATAATAGCAGCATCCTCTACAAAATGCTCGAAATCGCAGGATTGAAAGGTCATTTAACTTGGATTGGGACTCGTAAAATTCCTTATAGTTATGAAGAGGTACCCACGCCAGTTGTGGACAATCACATGATTCTTAGCTATTTTGATGGAGAAGCAATTTATTATCTGGATGCGACGGGAAGAAACATTCCTATCACTTTTCCTACCTCCTTTATCCAAGGAAAAGAAGCATTAATTGCTATCGACGACAAGAATTACCGTATTGCGAAAGTGCCGATAATTCCTGCTGAAAAAAATTTTATTAAAGATATTACCAAGCTCAAAATAGAAGGGCAACTGCTTACTGGTTCGGCACGTGCAGAGTTCGCTGGGTATGCTAAAATCGATTATCTCTATGCAATGGAGGGTCTTAATACAAAAAGTAAAAGGGATAATTTCTACAACGATATTTTTGAAAAGGGGAACAATAAATTTATTGCCCAAAATATCTCAGAAATAAATAGGGAAGAATATGACCAAAATTTGATTATTACCTACAATTTTTCCATTGGTGATTACTTTAAGCAATTTGGAGATGAGATTTTCATCAATCTGAATCTTAACAAATACATTTCGCAACACCGAACAGACCCAAAGCGTAAACGTGAAATTGAAGTAGATTATAAAAACTCCTATGTGTTTGAAACCGAACTTCAAATTCCGGATGGATATGAAATAGAATTCCTTCCAAAGTCCCAAAACTTCGAAAATAATTATATAAAAGCCACTATAGATTATGAACAACTTGATGGCAAGATATTATACAAACACTCTGTAATCTGCGACTATCTAATCCTTGATCTAGACCAACAAAAAGAAGTAAATAAACTTATAAATGATGTTGAAAAGGCATATAAGGAAGTAGTTACACTTACAAGATCGAAATAA
- a CDS encoding DUF3857 domain-containing protein, producing the protein MKKTITCWALLFMAPLLLAQESPFYKNYSWEKIPKFSVQVPDSTSILGLKDKIITEFLYEGDNFLEYFLEHKALWLNSDDRIEEYNKIYLPYSNTSELLISKARVIKPNGQIMELDDSKILTAEDEETQSVYKFFAFEGIEKGSIIEYYYLIKRVPEYSGRRLVFQTYYDKQDVSFDLYSPSNLIFQFKSYNNLPEMVRDTLTENKLHWKMHADKLSGLEKEELSPYNASRAFVVYKLDQNLANNTRDITSYGKVSQNLYNYYYTKIDKKVQKKLNKFLAEAGVKADMEQNKLLRTLESYIKTNVFINESNSMGNELESVLDQKVASSKGLMSLYISLFNTLDIKHEMILTSDRKDLKFDKEFEAHNFLNEFLFYFPKTGKYMAPTDSDSRYGFPPAFLTDTYGLHIKEVAVGDFKSATGKIEYINPVPAEETVDRMIIDVNFNHDDLTKNTVKLDHSMSGYYALYIQPYIPLISEENRDKLLDEFAKRLDENADIKSKKMLNDDPALFGVKPLQFKIDFESEAFVEKAGNRYLFKVGNLIGKQIQMYQENERKLPLENEYTRIYNRTININIPKGYRVANADDINIDHSLLQDGKKVLLFKSSYEMNGSQLTITADEFYKINKISQEFYDDYRSVINGAADFNKVTLVLEPES; encoded by the coding sequence ATGAAAAAAACCATTACTTGCTGGGCGCTCCTATTTATGGCTCCCCTTCTCCTTGCACAAGAAAGTCCATTTTATAAAAACTATTCCTGGGAAAAAATTCCTAAATTTTCAGTTCAGGTTCCGGACAGTACCTCTATTTTAGGGTTGAAGGATAAAATTATAACCGAATTTCTTTATGAAGGTGACAACTTTCTGGAATATTTCTTGGAACACAAAGCACTCTGGCTCAATAGTGATGATCGTATTGAGGAATATAACAAGATTTATTTACCGTATAGTAATACTTCTGAACTTCTTATTAGCAAGGCCCGCGTAATAAAACCAAATGGACAGATTATGGAACTTGACGATTCCAAAATCCTCACTGCGGAAGATGAGGAAACCCAAAGTGTCTATAAATTCTTCGCTTTTGAAGGTATCGAAAAAGGAAGCATTATTGAATACTATTATCTGATTAAGCGTGTTCCCGAATACTCAGGAAGACGACTTGTTTTTCAAACTTATTACGACAAGCAAGATGTCTCTTTTGATCTTTATTCTCCTTCCAACTTAATTTTTCAATTCAAAAGTTATAATAATCTACCGGAAATGGTGAGAGATACTCTTACGGAAAATAAATTACATTGGAAGATGCACGCGGATAAATTATCTGGATTAGAGAAGGAAGAACTATCTCCATACAATGCTTCTCGCGCATTTGTAGTTTATAAATTAGATCAGAATTTAGCCAATAACACTCGGGATATAACTTCGTATGGCAAGGTTTCCCAAAATTTATACAACTATTATTATACTAAAATTGATAAGAAGGTCCAGAAGAAGCTTAACAAATTTCTGGCGGAAGCTGGTGTAAAAGCAGATATGGAACAAAATAAATTGCTCAGAACCTTGGAATCGTATATTAAGACGAATGTTTTCATAAATGAGTCAAATAGTATGGGCAACGAACTAGAGAGTGTTCTCGATCAAAAAGTTGCTAGCTCAAAGGGATTAATGAGTCTGTATATCTCACTTTTCAACACCTTAGATATAAAACACGAAATGATATTGACCAGCGACCGTAAGGACCTTAAATTTGACAAGGAATTTGAGGCGCACAATTTTCTAAATGAATTTCTATTTTACTTTCCAAAGACCGGTAAATATATGGCACCCACCGATTCCGATTCCCGCTATGGTTTTCCTCCTGCTTTCTTAACAGACACCTACGGATTGCATATAAAGGAAGTGGCCGTTGGTGATTTTAAATCGGCAACTGGAAAAATTGAATACATAAATCCGGTTCCTGCGGAAGAAACCGTAGATAGAATGATAATCGATGTCAACTTTAACCATGACGATCTTACTAAAAACACGGTAAAACTCGACCACTCTATGTCCGGCTATTATGCATTGTATATCCAACCTTATATTCCACTTATTTCCGAAGAAAACAGAGATAAGCTTTTAGATGAATTTGCCAAAAGACTTGACGAAAATGCAGACATTAAGAGCAAGAAAATGCTGAATGATGATCCTGCGCTCTTTGGAGTAAAGCCCTTACAATTTAAAATCGATTTTGAATCGGAAGCCTTTGTTGAAAAAGCAGGAAACCGATATCTTTTTAAAGTTGGGAATCTTATTGGAAAGCAAATTCAGATGTACCAAGAAAATGAACGTAAGCTTCCGCTGGAAAACGAATATACCCGCATTTATAATCGCACAATAAACATTAATATTCCCAAAGGTTATCGGGTGGCAAACGCGGACGATATTAACATAGACCATTCCCTTTTGCAAGATGGAAAAAAAGTATTGCTGTTTAAATCCTCGTACGAGATGAACGGTAGCCAACTAACGATTACTGCTGATGAGTTTTATAAAATCAATAAAATTTCCCAAGAATTCTACGACGATTATCGAAGTGTGATAAATGGCGCCGCTGATTTTAATAAGGTCACCTTAGTGTTGGAACCTGAAAGTTAA
- a CDS encoding DUF4476 domain-containing protein: MVRTLTFEKAKLQMGKDLYMYCVDKKNYFIVYDAFDFDKSKRELAEYISSY, translated from the coding sequence TTGGTAAGAACTTTGACTTTTGAAAAGGCCAAACTGCAAATGGGAAAGGATCTCTATATGTATTGCGTCGATAAAAAAAATTATTTCATTGTTTACGATGCCTTTGATTTTGACAAGTCCAAGCGAGAGCTAGCCGAGTATATTTCTTCGTATTAA
- a CDS encoding exonuclease SbcCD subunit D, protein MKILHTSDWHIGKQLHKFDLAEDLDYFFKWLVDYIKTENIDILLVSGDIFDQANPSQAAYKQYYDVLKQLINLDCKIILTGGNHDSASVLNAPKELLKTFDISVIGGATEKTSEMFVAVEKNGEKIVVAAVPFLKDRDIRKSVAGESYATKIEQIKMGLQSYFTNINSHYTQNHPDHVFVLMAHLYVQGSQLSESERDIQIGNQAGIEALIFQDIPHYIALGHIHKPQVISQSRNIHYCGSPIPLSFSEREDCKQINVITIQNNQVYNVEIVPIPKYRNLVTFEGSLQEVKYKLEKYSEETPLISLAEIIVNEEAESLETRQNFEEYVSSKPNEFIEIVKSRLYFKSKIRGATDAFAVGTDVADVTPMQMFEKKLELQSGMENTQELKNAFKEILEELKL, encoded by the coding sequence ATGAAAATTCTTCATACTTCCGATTGGCACATCGGCAAGCAACTTCATAAATTCGATTTGGCCGAAGATCTCGATTATTTTTTTAAATGGCTGGTCGATTATATAAAGACCGAAAACATAGATATTCTGCTCGTCTCCGGTGATATTTTCGATCAGGCAAATCCGTCACAAGCTGCCTACAAACAGTATTATGATGTATTAAAACAGCTGATAAATCTGGATTGCAAAATTATTCTCACCGGTGGAAATCACGATTCGGCGTCGGTTTTGAATGCGCCGAAAGAATTACTTAAAACTTTTGATATTAGTGTTATTGGTGGAGCAACCGAGAAGACTTCAGAAATGTTTGTAGCCGTGGAAAAAAACGGAGAAAAAATTGTCGTTGCAGCGGTTCCATTTTTAAAAGACCGCGATATTAGAAAATCGGTTGCTGGTGAAAGCTATGCTACCAAAATAGAACAGATTAAAATGGGATTACAATCCTATTTTACGAATATCAATTCCCATTATACCCAAAATCATCCCGATCACGTTTTTGTACTTATGGCGCATTTATATGTTCAGGGAAGCCAATTATCAGAGAGTGAACGCGACATACAGATAGGAAACCAAGCGGGTATTGAAGCTCTAATATTTCAGGATATTCCACATTATATCGCTTTGGGACACATCCATAAACCTCAGGTTATTTCACAATCGCGCAATATCCATTACTGCGGTTCTCCCATTCCACTAAGTTTTTCTGAAAGAGAAGATTGTAAGCAAATTAATGTAATCACGATCCAGAATAATCAGGTTTACAATGTTGAAATAGTTCCCATTCCCAAATACCGGAATTTGGTAACTTTTGAAGGAAGTTTACAAGAGGTGAAGTATAAGTTGGAAAAATATTCCGAAGAAACTCCTTTAATTTCCCTCGCTGAAATAATCGTAAATGAAGAAGCAGAAAGTCTGGAAACCCGCCAAAATTTTGAGGAATATGTAAGCTCTAAACCCAATGAATTTATTGAGATTGTAAAATCCAGACTTTATTTTAAAAGCAAAATCCGCGGCGCTACGGATGCCTTTGCAGTTGGGACAGATGTGGCAGACGTAACCCCGATGCAAATGTTTGAAAAGAAACTTGAACTGCAAAGTGGCATGGAAAATACCCAGGAGTTAAAAAATGCCTTCAAGGAAATTTTAGAAGAATTGAAACTTTAA
- a CDS encoding AAA family ATPase: MKITKIRFENIHSLKGEHEIDFAGGILGEAGLFAITGPTGSGKSTLLDVITLAIYNRIARVDKAISNTVLEDDGGIMTRNMRTCYAEVEYRVNGKDYRSHWSIERNRNNNLNSRKQELVEIATGYIIESGTKTPEKNAEIIGLSYEQFVKAMVLSQGEFSKLLQAPRNERNKLLEDITGARSYREIGRAVFRRYSSIKDEVRLKEANLESIEIFTPEMIKEKEEELQKLKSSKPSIEKEFQLSSEKINIRKELVKKLEEEKSLIKNQEILKDHVDRFRENKAKLEKHEKLSKYIKDLQEYDSFIKEVEKSNQQLITLRKNKQTEESSQKSSLESASNLIQEELMVSNANERLETFRTKIVELQSKEKTKQSEAILFQNQIKGYGKNLGALGYQLHSREKPSEFKVELNNLESTIQETIQTSGLKNIAELSSKLESLRKSNEIALELLSKKQQILKLQNALISNKKDLELGEESISKDREAIQSLEKEILNLDKEIAEQIALVEHQRKHQSLEEHRKQLKPDEPCPLCGSLEHPFAFENPHFDVREELLRDNQKLLKTKSALIIGLQQKVKFQSDSNVRLTEEIKLQSSEFRQIENSLNLLAQQLSWNPTDGLEVLQTNRIKLNKNIELLEKSKLAFQAKLILEDIKKSLGQWEDALTDFQNLKNQRLKLYAGNNIDSEVGNLTTKLTQSVARISGFETQLLETTAQLKACETEKHKKKETLDFIVSNERLESIDQLRFHILDEETAGAFRRKDAQLKDGAARLSETEKTLKETLKELRLKDDAQVSLEDLTETFELAKIKWDELSINIGRITESLDKDAKTRERQENFLKQLNALKKDQTLWKTMNDLIGDANGNKFSNFVQDLTLEQLIGFANKRLMEFSDRYILDIPTAEEADKSDTLKIFDKYMGNARRSVRTLSGGETFLVSLAMAFALSDIASRNVKIESLFIDEGFGTLDPETLDQAITILEKMQNEGDKSVGVISHVGALKERITTQIKLEKGSLGYSTIAIIQ; the protein is encoded by the coding sequence ATGAAGATTACAAAAATACGTTTCGAAAACATCCATTCACTTAAAGGTGAGCATGAGATTGATTTCGCGGGTGGAATTCTGGGCGAAGCTGGATTATTTGCTATTACCGGCCCTACGGGATCGGGAAAATCTACGTTGCTCGATGTTATTACTCTTGCTATTTACAACCGAATCGCCAGAGTGGATAAGGCTATTTCCAACACGGTTCTTGAAGATGATGGCGGAATTATGACGCGGAATATGCGCACCTGTTATGCCGAAGTAGAATACCGAGTAAACGGAAAAGACTACCGCAGCCATTGGTCTATCGAACGAAATAGAAACAATAACTTAAATAGCAGAAAACAGGAACTCGTTGAAATAGCCACAGGATATATAATAGAATCCGGGACCAAAACTCCAGAAAAAAACGCTGAAATTATAGGTTTGAGCTATGAGCAATTTGTAAAAGCCATGGTTCTTTCGCAGGGAGAGTTTAGTAAACTATTACAAGCTCCAAGAAACGAACGCAATAAACTTCTGGAGGATATAACGGGCGCCCGGTCCTATCGTGAAATTGGGAGAGCGGTGTTCAGACGTTATTCTTCAATTAAAGATGAAGTTCGATTAAAAGAAGCGAATCTTGAAAGTATTGAAATTTTTACTCCCGAAATGATTAAGGAGAAGGAGGAAGAATTACAGAAATTAAAATCCTCGAAGCCAAGTATAGAAAAGGAATTTCAATTGTCATCAGAAAAAATAAACATTCGAAAAGAACTGGTCAAAAAACTGGAAGAGGAAAAGAGCCTAATAAAGAATCAAGAGATTTTAAAAGATCACGTTGACAGATTCAGAGAAAACAAAGCCAAGCTGGAGAAGCATGAAAAACTGTCCAAGTACATTAAAGATTTGCAGGAATATGACTCGTTTATAAAGGAAGTTGAAAAAAGCAATCAACAGCTAATTACTCTTAGAAAAAATAAGCAGACCGAGGAATCCAGTCAAAAAAGCTCTTTGGAATCAGCTTCCAATCTGATACAAGAGGAACTGATGGTCTCCAATGCCAATGAGCGATTAGAAACCTTTAGGACCAAAATCGTTGAACTTCAATCAAAAGAAAAAACCAAACAGAGTGAAGCAATTCTTTTTCAAAATCAAATCAAAGGTTATGGAAAAAACCTTGGTGCGCTCGGCTATCAATTGCATTCACGAGAGAAGCCTTCAGAATTTAAAGTTGAATTAAATAATCTTGAAAGTACAATTCAAGAAACTATACAAACTTCAGGGCTTAAAAACATAGCCGAATTAAGTTCAAAACTGGAATCCCTTCGGAAATCGAACGAAATTGCATTGGAATTGCTCAGCAAAAAGCAACAAATACTAAAACTTCAAAATGCTCTGATTTCAAACAAGAAAGATTTAGAACTTGGTGAAGAAAGTATTTCAAAAGATAGAGAAGCCATTCAATCTTTGGAAAAGGAAATTTTAAATTTGGATAAGGAAATAGCTGAACAGATAGCTTTAGTTGAACATCAACGGAAGCACCAAAGTCTGGAGGAACACCGAAAACAATTGAAGCCTGATGAGCCCTGCCCGCTTTGTGGATCTTTGGAGCATCCCTTTGCTTTTGAGAATCCTCATTTTGATGTAAGGGAAGAATTATTACGGGATAATCAAAAGTTACTGAAAACGAAATCAGCACTAATAATAGGATTGCAGCAGAAAGTAAAATTTCAGTCGGATTCGAATGTTCGATTAACCGAAGAAATTAAATTGCAATCTTCGGAATTTAGGCAAATTGAAAATTCATTAAATCTTTTAGCCCAACAATTATCCTGGAATCCCACGGACGGATTGGAGGTACTACAAACGAATCGCATCAAATTAAACAAAAATATAGAACTGCTAGAAAAATCGAAACTCGCATTTCAGGCAAAACTGATTTTAGAAGATATTAAAAAAAGTTTAGGTCAATGGGAGGACGCTTTAACCGACTTTCAAAACTTAAAAAACCAGCGTTTAAAACTCTATGCTGGAAACAATATCGATTCGGAAGTAGGTAATTTAACCACGAAACTTACCCAATCTGTTGCCCGTATTTCAGGATTTGAAACACAATTGCTCGAAACAACCGCTCAATTGAAAGCATGTGAAACGGAAAAACACAAGAAAAAAGAAACGCTGGATTTTATTGTTTCAAATGAAAGATTAGAAAGCATCGACCAATTAAGATTCCATATTCTTGATGAAGAGACCGCAGGCGCATTTAGAAGAAAGGATGCACAATTAAAGGATGGCGCCGCGCGGCTTTCGGAAACTGAGAAAACCTTAAAGGAGACATTAAAGGAACTGCGTTTAAAGGACGACGCTCAAGTTTCCTTGGAAGATTTAACTGAAACCTTTGAGTTGGCAAAAATCAAATGGGATGAACTTTCCATAAACATAGGAAGGATTACGGAAAGCCTTGATAAAGATGCGAAAACTCGGGAAAGACAAGAGAACTTCCTAAAACAATTAAATGCTCTAAAAAAAGATCAAACCCTTTGGAAAACTATGAACGATCTAATTGGGGATGCCAACGGAAATAAGTTTTCAAATTTCGTTCAAGATTTAACTCTCGAGCAACTTATCGGTTTTGCCAACAAACGTTTAATGGAGTTTAGCGATCGTTATATTCTCGACATTCCAACAGCTGAGGAAGCAGACAAAAGCGATACATTGAAAATTTTTGATAAATATATGGGAAATGCGCGGCGTTCAGTACGCACTCTCTCGGGAGGGGAAACGTTTTTGGTAAGCCTGGCAATGGCCTTTGCTCTTTCGGATATTGCTTCACGAAACGTAAAAATAGAATCCCTGTTTATCGATGAAGGATTTGGAACCTTGGATCCGGAGACCTTGGACCAGGCTATTACTATTCTCGAAAAAATGCAGAATGAGGGTGATAAATCGGTAGGGGTAATTTCGCACGTGGGCGCCTTAAAAGAAAGGATTACCACTCAAATCAAATTGGAAAAAGGAAGTTTGGGATATTCCACGATTGCTATTATACAGTAA
- a CDS encoding DUF4168 domain-containing protein: MFKSLKIKSLFLFVAVLGSAGVFAQDKDISDSELNKFADAYINVQMQNQEAQQEMISIIEGEGLKIERFGEIQQASMDPNQTNDATPEEMKMHDAAVAKMEKLQPQLEQKAKAGIESKGMTFERFQELATVIQQDQALQQRLQAILMKHQME; encoded by the coding sequence ATGTTTAAGTCATTAAAGATTAAAAGTTTGTTTTTATTCGTTGCTGTTTTAGGTTCTGCTGGCGTATTTGCTCAGGATAAGGACATCAGCGATAGCGAATTGAACAAATTTGCCGATGCCTATATTAACGTGCAAATGCAGAATCAGGAGGCACAACAGGAAATGATCTCTATCATCGAGGGTGAAGGTTTGAAAATTGAGCGCTTTGGGGAAATTCAACAAGCCTCTATGGATCCAAACCAGACGAATGATGCAACTCCTGAAGAAATGAAAATGCATGATGCGGCCGTTGCCAAAATGGAAAAATTGCAACCACAATTGGAACAAAAAGCAAAAGCAGGAATCGAATCAAAGGGAATGACTTTTGAGCGTTTTCAAGAACTTGCTACGGTAATCCAACAAGATCAGGCGTTGCAGCAAAGATTACAAGCTATTTTGATGAAACATCAAATGGAATAA